In the genome of Saccharomonospora viridis DSM 43017, one region contains:
- a CDS encoding cysteine desulfurase-like protein: protein MAFDVARIRGLFPALGDGWIHLDGSAGMLVPEQVASAVSTAMRAPVSAPGGGFPASQRAESIVAAARRAVADLTGADPDAVVLGPNAPALLSRLADTLADTWTLGDEVVVSRLDEPANTDPWLRAMKRIGGNVRWSEIDIETCELPAWQYEQLVGSRTKAVSVTAASGSVGTRPDVSTIAEIAKKVGALVVVDATYAAPFVPLDIAELGVDVLVLSAQAWGGPAVGALVFRDRELLDRIPSIALDPHATGPERLELGPHAYPLLAGLVASVDYLADLDDAAAGSRRDRLLTSLGSAKSYHVGLLAQLSTELRSLPHVMLIGDAARRIPTLAFTVADRKAADVARHLASRNVCAFADDGTTGVFAVLGVGEVGGAVRIGLAHYSNVFEVNQLVQVLEELV from the coding sequence ATGGCGTTCGACGTCGCTCGGATACGTGGGTTGTTCCCCGCTTTGGGTGACGGGTGGATCCATCTCGACGGTTCGGCCGGCATGTTGGTGCCCGAACAGGTCGCCTCGGCCGTGTCTACCGCGATGCGTGCGCCCGTGTCCGCCCCCGGCGGAGGGTTCCCTGCGTCGCAGCGGGCGGAAAGCATCGTCGCGGCCGCACGCCGTGCCGTCGCGGACCTGACCGGCGCCGACCCCGACGCCGTCGTCCTGGGGCCGAACGCGCCCGCGTTGCTGAGCAGGCTCGCGGACACGCTAGCGGACACCTGGACGCTCGGTGACGAGGTGGTGGTCTCCCGGCTCGACGAACCGGCGAACACCGACCCCTGGTTACGCGCGATGAAACGCATCGGGGGCAACGTCCGCTGGAGCGAGATCGACATCGAGACCTGCGAATTACCCGCATGGCAATACGAGCAGCTGGTCGGTTCCCGCACCAAGGCGGTGTCCGTCACCGCCGCCTCCGGCTCGGTGGGCACCCGACCCGACGTGTCCACGATCGCGGAGATCGCCAAGAAGGTGGGTGCCCTCGTGGTCGTGGACGCCACCTACGCCGCACCGTTCGTCCCCCTCGACATCGCCGAGCTCGGCGTGGACGTGCTCGTGCTCTCGGCGCAGGCGTGGGGTGGTCCGGCGGTGGGGGCGTTGGTGTTCCGGGATCGGGAGCTGCTCGACCGCATCCCGTCGATCGCCCTCGATCCGCACGCCACGGGCCCCGAACGTCTGGAACTCGGCCCGCACGCCTACCCGTTGCTGGCCGGACTCGTGGCGTCGGTCGACTATCTCGCCGACCTCGACGACGCCGCCGCCGGGTCCCGGCGGGACCGGCTGCTCACGTCGCTGGGGTCGGCGAAGTCGTACCACGTGGGCCTGCTCGCCCAACTGTCCACGGAACTGCGGTCGTTGCCGCACGTGATGCTGATCGGCGACGCCGCACGGCGCATCCCCACCCTGGCGTTCACGGTGGCCGACCGCAAGGCCGCCGACGTCGCCCGGCACCTGGCGTCGAGGAACGTGTGCGCGTTCGCCGACGACGGCACCACGGGGGTGTTCGCCGTGCTCGGGGTCGGTGAGGTCGGCGGCGCCGTGCGGATCGGACTCGCCCACTACTCGAACGTCTTCGAGGTCAACCAGCTGGTGCAGGTGCTGGAGGAACTGGTCTGA
- a CDS encoding NAD(P)H-quinone oxidoreductase, translated as MRAIRLREPGGPEKLEWADAPDPVAGPGEVLVEVAASAVNRADLLQRQGHYPPPPGASEILGLECSGTIVEVGDGVEGWRVGDHVCALLAGGGYAQQVAVPAGQLLPVPNGMELTTAASLPEVACTVWSNVVMHARLTEGETLLVHGGAGGIGTHAIQVGKALGATVAVTAGSDERAQRCRQLGADIAINYREQDFVEVIKAETGGADVILDNMGAKYLGRNVDALATGGRLVVIGMQGGTKGELHLGKLIAKRASITATTLRSRPKEEKARIVAEVRERLWPLVERGTVRPVVDRAYPMSQAGDAHRALEAGGIFGKILLTAQ; from the coding sequence ATGCGCGCGATCAGGCTCCGCGAACCGGGTGGTCCTGAAAAGCTGGAATGGGCCGACGCCCCGGACCCCGTGGCCGGCCCCGGGGAGGTCCTCGTCGAGGTCGCGGCGAGCGCCGTGAACCGGGCCGACCTGCTGCAACGGCAGGGCCACTACCCTCCCCCACCCGGCGCCAGCGAGATCCTCGGACTCGAATGTTCGGGCACGATCGTCGAGGTCGGCGACGGCGTCGAAGGATGGCGGGTCGGTGATCACGTGTGCGCGCTGCTCGCGGGCGGTGGATACGCGCAGCAGGTCGCCGTCCCAGCCGGACAACTCCTGCCCGTGCCGAACGGGATGGAGCTGACCACGGCCGCCTCGCTGCCGGAGGTGGCCTGCACGGTGTGGTCCAACGTCGTCATGCACGCACGCCTCACCGAGGGCGAGACGCTGCTGGTCCACGGCGGTGCGGGAGGCATCGGCACCCACGCCATCCAGGTGGGTAAGGCGCTCGGCGCGACGGTGGCCGTCACCGCGGGCTCCGACGAACGGGCGCAGCGGTGTCGCCAATTGGGCGCCGACATCGCGATCAACTATCGCGAACAGGACTTCGTCGAGGTGATCAAAGCCGAAACCGGCGGCGCCGACGTCATCCTCGACAACATGGGCGCCAAGTACCTGGGCCGTAACGTCGACGCGCTGGCCACCGGGGGTCGGCTCGTGGTCATCGGGATGCAGGGCGGCACCAAGGGAGAGCTGCACCTCGGCAAGTTGATCGCGAAAAGGGCCAGCATCACGGCCACCACGCTGCGTTCCAGGCCGAAGGAGGAGAAGGCTCGGATCGTGGCCGAGGTCCGTGAGCGGCTCTGGCCGTTGGTGGAGCGGGGCACGGTGCGCCCCGTGGTGGACCGGGCTTATCCGATGTCCCAGGCCGGCGACGCCCACCGGGCCCTCGAAGCGGGCGGGATCTTCGGCAAGATCCTGTTGACGGCACAGTAG
- a CDS encoding bacterial proteasome activator family protein gives MTEPNNPDTGRPDTSQHVVVVGPDGSPVGAARVNPEDEEKTESVGDMVEEPAKVMRIGTMIKQLLEEVREAPLDDASRNRLREIHATSIKELEKALAPELQEELERLVAPFTADTTPSDAELRVAQAQLVGWLEGLFHGIQTALFAQQMAARVQLEHMRRGLPQGARQSTEQQSGLGSTGQYL, from the coding sequence ATGACGGAGCCGAACAACCCGGACACAGGCCGGCCGGACACCTCGCAGCACGTCGTGGTGGTGGGCCCGGACGGGTCACCCGTGGGTGCTGCCCGTGTCAACCCCGAGGACGAGGAGAAGACCGAATCCGTCGGTGACATGGTGGAGGAACCCGCCAAGGTCATGCGGATCGGCACCATGATCAAGCAGTTGCTGGAGGAGGTCCGGGAAGCCCCGCTGGACGACGCCAGCCGCAACCGGCTCCGGGAGATTCACGCGACGTCGATCAAGGAGCTCGAGAAGGCGCTCGCACCGGAGCTGCAGGAAGAGTTGGAACGCCTGGTCGCGCCGTTCACGGCCGACACCACGCCGTCCGACGCGGAACTGCGAGTGGCGCAGGCACAGCTGGTGGGCTGGTTGGAGGGTCTCTTCCACGGCATCCAGACCGCCCTGTTCGCGCAGCAGATGGCCGCGCGGGTGCAGCTGGAACACATGCGCCGGGGACTGCCGCAGGGCGCCAGGCAGAGCACCGAACAGCAGAGCGGCCTCGGCAGCACGGGCCAATACCTGTGA
- a CDS encoding MarR family winged helix-turn-helix transcriptional regulator, whose translation MNQETRDVRWLTDTEMSVWRSYIVSTLMLRQRLHRELSERHALSLIDYEVMVCLSEAENNAMRMTELAKTLGSTKSRLSHQIARMEAEGYVRRIKHVGDRRGVTAELTQKGAELLHESAPTHVKGVRAHFVDLLTEQEKQLMGRAFSRVVTHLSGLGD comes from the coding sequence ATGAATCAGGAAACCCGTGACGTGCGCTGGCTGACCGACACGGAGATGTCGGTATGGCGTTCCTACATCGTCTCGACGTTGATGTTGCGGCAGCGACTGCACAGGGAACTTTCCGAACGGCATGCGCTGTCGCTGATCGATTACGAGGTCATGGTCTGTCTGTCGGAGGCCGAGAACAACGCCATGCGCATGACCGAGCTGGCGAAGACGCTCGGGTCCACCAAGAGTCGGCTGTCGCACCAGATCGCCCGCATGGAGGCGGAGGGCTACGTGCGGCGTATCAAGCACGTGGGCGACCGCAGAGGGGTGACCGCGGAGCTCACGCAGAAGGGGGCCGAGCTGTTGCACGAGTCCGCGCCCACGCACGTGAAGGGCGTGCGGGCCCACTTCGTGGATCTGCTGACCGAGCAGGAGAAACAGCTCATGGGACGCGCGTTCTCACGGGTCGTCACACACCTGTCGGGGCTGGGGGACTGA
- a CDS encoding M28 family metallopeptidase, with translation MSSLRARWRPGVAIAACASLALVGAGTATAAPDPVSDLPDQLAEKVTLGQLNRHLSALQRIAHMNDGNRASSTEGFNASAEYVANKLEQAGFDVTRQEFPFTYSETLAEKLVADGAEIPVIMMEYSPSTEEGGFTAPLAVVPVDDTPGCEASDYGDVTGKIALVQRGTCSFAEKTLAASEAGAAALLVYNNEEGPVNGTLGEKNDDYVPAGGISQADGEALIALDGTEITLELRSFMEDRTTYNVIAETQTGRKDNVVMAGAHLDSDPAGPGINDNGTGSVALLETALALGAEPDINNRVRFAWWGAEEFGLVGSTYYVNSLSFEQQLDIALYLNFDMIGSPNAGYFVYDGDDSDGEGAGPGPYGSAQIEAAFVDYLENTVGVPTEGRDFDGRSDYGEFIAVGIPSGGLFTGAEGEKTEEQAAKWGGVAGEAFDPCYHQACDNLGNVDRVALDRNADAMAYVIGKYALSTEEINGVAPQGAKDEAKLAKQRVSQMRMSVQAAQGDAVFA, from the coding sequence ATGTCATCTCTGCGAGCAAGGTGGAGGCCGGGCGTCGCGATCGCGGCGTGTGCGAGCCTTGCCCTCGTCGGTGCGGGAACGGCGACCGCCGCGCCCGACCCCGTCTCCGATCTGCCGGACCAGCTGGCCGAGAAGGTCACGTTGGGGCAGCTGAACCGGCACCTCAGCGCGTTGCAGCGGATCGCCCACATGAACGACGGCAACCGCGCGTCGAGCACGGAGGGCTTCAACGCCTCCGCCGAGTACGTCGCCAACAAACTGGAACAGGCCGGATTCGACGTCACCCGGCAGGAATTCCCGTTCACGTACTCGGAGACGTTGGCGGAGAAGCTCGTGGCGGACGGTGCCGAGATCCCCGTCATCATGATGGAATACAGTCCGTCCACAGAGGAGGGTGGTTTCACGGCGCCGCTCGCGGTGGTCCCCGTGGACGACACCCCGGGCTGTGAGGCGTCCGACTACGGTGACGTGACCGGCAAGATCGCGCTGGTGCAGCGCGGCACCTGTTCGTTCGCCGAGAAGACGCTCGCCGCCTCTGAGGCGGGGGCCGCGGCCCTGCTCGTCTACAACAACGAGGAGGGTCCGGTCAACGGGACCCTCGGTGAGAAGAACGACGACTACGTGCCCGCCGGAGGGATCAGCCAGGCCGACGGCGAGGCGCTGATCGCTCTCGACGGCACCGAGATCACGCTGGAGCTGCGCTCCTTCATGGAGGACCGCACCACCTACAACGTGATCGCCGAGACGCAGACCGGGCGCAAGGACAACGTCGTCATGGCCGGTGCGCACCTCGACAGCGACCCGGCCGGCCCCGGCATCAACGACAACGGCACGGGCTCGGTGGCCCTGCTCGAGACGGCGCTGGCCCTGGGCGCTGAACCGGACATCAACAACCGGGTCCGGTTCGCCTGGTGGGGTGCCGAGGAGTTCGGGCTGGTGGGTTCGACCTACTACGTCAACTCGCTGAGCTTCGAACAGCAGCTCGACATCGCGCTGTACCTGAACTTCGACATGATCGGCTCCCCGAACGCCGGGTACTTCGTCTACGACGGTGACGACTCCGACGGTGAGGGCGCCGGCCCCGGTCCGTACGGCTCGGCCCAGATCGAGGCGGCGTTCGTCGACTACCTGGAGAACACCGTCGGTGTGCCGACGGAGGGCAGGGACTTCGACGGCCGTTCCGACTACGGCGAGTTCATCGCGGTGGGCATCCCGTCGGGCGGTCTGTTCACCGGCGCCGAGGGCGAGAAGACCGAGGAACAGGCGGCCAAGTGGGGCGGCGTGGCCGGCGAGGCCTTCGACCCGTGCTACCACCAGGCCTGTGACAACCTGGGCAACGTGGACCGGGTCGCCCTCGACCGCAACGCCGACGCGATGGCCTACGTGATCGGCAAGTACGCGCTGAGCACGGAGGAGATCAACGGGGTCGCCCCGCAGGGCGCCAAGGACGAGGCCAAGCTCGCCAAGCAGCGGGTCAGCCAGATGCGGATGAGCGTTCAGGCCGCACAGGGCGACGCCGTCTTCGCCTGA